Below is a genomic region from Macrobrachium rosenbergii isolate ZJJX-2024 chromosome 24, ASM4041242v1, whole genome shotgun sequence.
ctcttattggaaACTTCAGGCCTCAGTCCAAGTGACGATAACAAGATGCTCACGGTGGACCAAGTCGGCAAGCGAACTGTCAGAGTGAAATGGCTGAACCTGAACGACGGACAAGTTGCCATTGGCAACGTCTTTTCTCTAACTGAGGACGCCATTGTGCGTTCGGTTAACAGAATTAGCTGTCAATACAGAGGCGAGTGTGGGAAGTACGTGCACTTCGTGGGCAAAACAGTTTCCTTCCAGATCACGGAGATGGCAGAGGATTTGCAGATCATACACGCCCAGATGCATTTTGCAGACATCTTCCGTGAGTTACTCGTCAAAGATTTAATTGCTTACCATACTGCACTAAGAGGAAGTCAGACTGTTCTTTCTCATGCTCCCTTACcatttcagtatttattgtttCCTTTCTATTTGACGTAAGTTTACTCTACGGTTTATCTGTGCAGGAGCTTTCATTATGATTGACACAAACAAATGCGATACTTTGTAAATGATGCACGACCATTTCACTAATCTCTCATTACAGTCTTCTGAATGAGGCACACTACGTTCAACGTATTGCAAATAAATGGCCACAGCACCTCTAGGAAGTTGCCGTTTTAGCACTTCCACTGTACTTAAAAGCACAGTAGACATCAGTAGGTGTCAACGTTAAAAGTATGGAAGAAATTGTCTATGCCTCAGTTGTTCCCAACATATATTTAGCTACCTGTTAACTTACAAGATATTTCTAAGAATAATACTTGCCTATCACAAGTACCTCTTAAAAAGTTAATGATGTATTTTTTAATGTACCTTTTGCATAAAAGATACCAAAGATGATGCAACTGTACGCAAGTGAAAAAGTCATGGTTCGTATTTCTATTGCTCTAGGGGTGGTAAAGTGGTGGTCTAACGGTGTCATTTATTTTAGCAATAAACAGCACAAGCATATTAGTTTATGCCCGTGGATCGTCTACAGCTATTTAAGatataaattcacaaaaaaagtaaaattctatCATCTTCAATCCTTTCATTAAAGCCATCAAGATCATCAGCTCCACGATCGACTGGTCAGGGCGGGTAAAAGTTTGCTTTCATGAAGTCAAAGAGGCCTATCGGTACGAGCTGGGTCTTGAGTTGGACCACTCGACCTTGATAGACGATACAAGGTACCCGGAGACAATCTCCTCTGGAGACCGGCAACTCTGCCTGCTGAGCCAGTCGCAGATCGACGCAGGGCCTGATTCTGTCGTTACAGTCATTGTCTCAGGTCTAGACCGCCGTGGAACGCTCTTGGCTGCTGGGAACGATTTGATGAAAGTCAATTGTAAGTCTACTTATCATATATGCAGTTATCTAAATTATTGTATTCAGGCCATAAAATATCCTTAGTTGCAGGCTAGGTTTAAAGTTGACAGTGTCATTAGAGTTTCAATCATTTGTTAAATTGATTATTCTCCTATTAATTTATCTGTCTAGTCCATCTTTCAGTATCTGTTGGGACAATCTTAAATCATCAATTAATAAAGTTTGCTTACCTGATATTGGACGAAGTAGATATATACAATTAATGagcattatttttctgtatataatttttatgttcacaaattcCGAGGCACTTGGCAGAAAATACACAGTACTTATTCAAGGAAATGACATCAAGCCACAAATAGGCCTATTCacgtcaaagtaaaaaaaaaaataatatcgatAGAGAAGAGACAgataatttcatacaaatcttACAATATGGTCGAAATTCCTAGCTGGCCAGGAGACGACAACCAGACATACAATGCCAGCATGCCGGAAAAAGACCTAAACCTCCATCTTTTCCCCCAGTCTTCAGTTCCACTCGAACTGTTTTGGCAGCCAGTGCAATGGACGGCATCATAGCATCATGGGGCCATATGGTGCCACTGAGAAACAACGAAGAGTATCACGTCTCTTTCAAGCCTCTAGGCTCACCGAAAGAGCAACAAACCGACGTCATGGTAGCCGAGAAACAGCTGTTTCACAGGTTCGCGGAAGAAGGAAGAGACGACTTTGCCATCTGCGTTCGGCCCCGAGAAAAACTGCCGAAGGCTGTCAATGGGGAAGCATGCAGCGACATCATCCACTCCAGTAATGTTAGCGGTAGGTAAGGTTCTTTCCTTGATGTCTTCGCTATCAAGGGTTGTCTGGATAAGTTTTCTCATAATAGCGATAATATGACATGGCGCAGTAACGTGCAATGAGTCACAAATCATATCGTCCACTGACTCCATGCCCTCCTCTCTTAGGCtaataatatactttttacaGGAAAACATgtagtaaaattttcaaatatttttatcgatcgtaataaaagaaagacaaacaacGACTATATATTTCGAATTCACTtttcatctacacacacacacacacacacacacacacacacacacacatatatactgtatatatatatatatatatatatatatatatatatatatatatatatatatatatatatatatatataaatagtatatatgtgtgtgcatatatatgttgtcaagatgcgtaccaagtacctggttattgcacaactaatcacaaaattcaaacatttacctcactttagccagatacctgaactttcattacaataagaattacgactgagtattctaaaggtaacagtgatcccttaaaaacttgttaatcacatgaaaaatcaaactaagtttatcaagattaaTGTGAGGTATCCACTATTAAACAAGATATATACTAgtgtaaaagggcatcactccatcaaacaactttaactgtttccttggtcttaatccacttcagcaaaactaaaggaacaaaacatgtttatcactttttccttatgcacacaattaatcctattcactggtgatcaacaaatgaaacactgttctttttaaattttaaatacaaaaatttattggtaaattcaaaatttataaacagAATTCACAATcccaaaaatttactattaattgaaaacaacacaaaatttaattaattcttgagttaaattattaaacaaaactaaatcacaaagactttaatttatcaagaaattaaattaatcaagcaaaatttaaactatcaagaattattcaagatttgaaaagaaaatcttaataggtgaaaattaaatcaagtacgtaatgttaaatcatcaagaaatatttaaaatgctaagtagataaattttaaatcaccaatatattttatgtgaaaaataaagattgcaaacacaagaacacacaaaaatacacacaaaatttatcaataataatttcaccaaggcaaaaattctctcaatacaCCTTATCAtaacatggtaataataagtaaaattcactttaccttacacaaacttgtgaaaacctttgtaaaatcccagAATATGCAGCTGCTTGgattaaaaaaacacacttttttaccaggcactgttacaaattaaataattttactaaactcagatctcaaaagctatatctAATACCAGTGActacaaatatattacattaatattactctctttttaagaatgagagagagagagagagaaccaaactgatcggtctctaAAATCAGGATGAATcgatttttggattccagtagaAATTCAGCAGTCATATGACATCATTcaggcattttgggtgcgagatacaaaaattcttctagaaaaaggaaggtgACATCACCTCTGGCAAACGTTTTGAAcacagtcttacaaaacatgacacaGCTGCCATGTGGTTCTGTGCAACACTTGTCCATATCtttcaaaagggcatacgtgaccagagtcatgtatgtaacattacaaaaccttcgtctttttctcgtatgagacaatgCTTCTACAGAAATCTTTAAACGATCAAACGGATGGCAAgtgttattcccgacctgtcaatcaacacgtgaattaaaacaaagtgctctgatgGCAACTggagtgaaacaaacccttcactTGATCTACACTGGTGGCAGATGGCACATCTGGCCagaaactcgaatctctctctccagctactatgcttttatcaagaaagatactattaattttaaatcactaagtcttttgagatctgataccaCTACATAAGATAtttcaataatcattatcattatacataacacttgataaatagaagagcaaatacatcaaaactatgggaggatatacatattacaaggcaacatcatgaaaatatgcatatacatctatatataaacgAAGAGGAAGTACAATAATTATTCTAATTTGCCCGCAGCCCTGCCAGCTATTCCCGTGGAAGAAATGAAACTAAGGACAGCGTCAGCCGAATCCATTCTGGTCACATGGAAGCCTCCGAAGAAAGAGGATGTTTCCAGCTACATCGTGTCCTGGAACCTGGAATATTTCAGCGAAGACGACGAGCTTCCAGCAGCGGACAAGTTGTTGTACATACTGCCGCCAAGTTTGGTGTCTGCGGAATTCAAAATCCTTCCAGAGGAACAGATCAGTTGGACTCTGCACAATCTCAAGGAGAACAGCAGGTACCAGGTGTGCGTGGCAGCTGTGGAGAGAGGTGTCATGGGTCACAAGACCTGTGGCCTGGTCGATCTAGGTCAGTAATATTTGGTAATGAGGAGTtatggagagaaataaaatgacTCATTTTATCAAAGGTTTACATCCCACAAGGCGTTTATAATTTGCCCAgtataattattcaaataattgatttttaaaagatattattcCTACATAATTCTTAGACGAATGTTCACTTGATGTTCTaatatgtacatttttaattaaaagttataAAGTATCTCAAAACAGATGAAtccgagaaaataaaataccaaaaacaaccacgTGGATATTAAAagcttgtcaatttttttttatttttactatgctcATATAATGAATCTTTGAATGTCTATTTGACATACAGCGTAAAGTAACCTAAAAATATTTAACTTAGGAGAAATCTAAACAAGTACTTTTTCCATGGTACACAGTGTTGgaatacggtttttttttttttttttttgtcgtaagtAATATGTTCAACTAGGCTTGCCAACTACCTGATCTAGAAATCCTGGAGATCGCGTACAAGCAGTACAAAGCGATACATTAGTTATGAAATGATATATCATTTATCTGAATGATACATTTGCAAAAGCTGTAATCCATTTAAAAATAAGGTGCCGAGTTTCTccatcattaaataaaacaaaattgtgtTAACTGAGAAACAATACAGTGAGAagaatgaaacatatatatatatatatatatatatatatatatatatatatatatatatatatatatatatatatatatatatatatatatatatatatatatatatatatatatatatatgtatgtaattgtaacaaccacaatgccctcttatatataaatattatatataatatatatttatatacatatataaatatataatatatatatatatatatatatatatatatatatatatatacatatatatatatatatatatatatatatatatatatatatatatatatatatatattttcattcttctcactGTATCTATACATATTAGAAACAGTACAGTGagaatgaaacatatatatatatatatatatatatatatatatatatatatatatatatatatatatatatatatatatatatatatatgtgtgtgtgtgtgtgtgtgtgtacacatattatatatattatatatatatatatatatatatatatatatatatatatatatatatatatatatatatatatatatatatatatatatatataataatgtatattttacactttttctttggccCACTGCCtacaatttcttaaaaatggAAATCCCATTTTGtttaaaacataatatttttctaaaattgcGGAAGGTTTTGAAGCCATTTCGGGAGACGGGAAAACATACAGTAATACTGGAGAATCCCGGCGAATCCGGGAATGTTGGCAAACCTATGTTCAACTATCcttgaaatttgaagaaattgcTCTGAAACTTATCCACTACGTTTTGATTTTGCGTCTCATTTCTCCCAAACTCTAATAAACTTGTTATCAGGTGCATTTAGAGAGCCCATTCTAACAAACAGAATTTTCCACATGCTTTACAGACGCATATTACCAGTTGTCTTACCCGCTCGACGTCAAGTATAAAAAAGGAGTTGTCAAGTGGGACGGCGAGATGAATTGCACCTGCCACGTAGAATGGAAATCTTTGACGGAAGGAACGAGCAACTATGCTGAAGTGGAGGGTAATTCTTACAAACTGGACCTTGGACCGGGTGTCTGGGAGATCACAGTTCGGAACGTCACGGGAGGGGTAGCAAGTGGGCCATCTAAAATTCGCGTTTCCGTTGAAGGTAAGAGCTGGTTACCATTTTGCAGATGGATGTACATCCCTGTCAGTTTCGACAGGCTGTAATAACGTTTCGAACTGCTGGTATTATATGATAAAATGCATTGCATAAATGTATGTCCTTTTCCTGTGTGTAACTGCGTGTAATAACGATAACCAAAGGGTTTATATCCTTGCCGTCTTTGAGAACAGGTCCAGCTTTCTCTCACAACTGACCTCTAAagaagtatataataaatatgttttaatcaGGACTTCGCATACCGAACCTCTTTTATATAACCGTAATTTTTAGGTAtactaaaagattttaaaaaattatttccaggtaTAGTTATTTCGACCAAGCAGACTGGTCAAGCGTCCCTGACTATAACGTGGAGCGAAAATAAAGACATACCCTCAACAAAAGCCTCCAATACCACGTTCGCGTATGAGGTCACCTTCTCCGGGGGCGGGAAACCACTGGGCAGTCCCACAGTCAAGAGATGCTCTGGGCGGATGGAAGACTGCTCTGTGCAGTTCACTGACAAGCTTATCTCTCCGAATGATGAGATATCTGTCAATGTCTTAAGCCTGAATTCGAGTAATTCGGCGAGAGTATTCCATCGAATACGAGCCATTGAaagttagtcattattattattattattattattattattattattattattattattgctgttgttgttgtagtaaaCTGTGTTATGATAATTAGACatctgaattattttcaaaagtggtAATGGATGTAATGAAAGATTCATTTGACTTCTTTATACTCTCATTGCGATTATACTTAAGGTACGCTTACTTTCAGCAAATGAAATCACTCACCGAACTGACTTCTTAAGCTTCTTTTCCTCAGAGATAAAATCGTTATCAGCGAAGATGGGAGAGAGCGATTCAGCTGAAGTCACCTGGGATAAAGTCTACGAGGCCACGAGATACAATTACATCCTCTACAACAATCAGAAGCGCGAAAGAATTCGCCTGAGCGGAACCCAGCAGGAAAATCAGTAAGTGAATGCAAGAGAAAGATTATTTTGTCtagaagttcctcgttggccgagtcggtagagttctcagctagcactctgctaggcccgagttcgagtctccagcccgccaatgaagaattagaggaatttatttctggtgattgacattcatttctcggtataatgtggttcggattccacaataaactgtaggtcctgttgctaggtaaccagtttgttcttagccagtaaaataagtctagaGCCCtgttttaatcagctcagtggtctggttaaactaaggtatacttaacttttctctgcCTAGACAAGGTGGAATATCTTGTAGCTGATCTTCCAAGGTTTAGCTCATAGCTATGCTGGAAAACATAGAAATGATTGCTAAATACACTGGCTTATGatgcatttacataaatattttatagggtatttttttatagtttatgaaAGTATGCTTTTACAAAGATTACTTAGTTTTTCATGGATTTTCTTTACCCCAGTTTGCAGATCAGCATTTCCGAACTCGAAGGTTGCATATTTGCAGTGCAAGTCTGCATAGGCGGGAACGCTTGCGGTGACTTCAGTACGGTGACATTAACTGGAACAAAtggtatgtaaatattttgtatttcatttgaccTCAGTTAATACTAAGGAATTGATCTTCACTGCTGCTTCGTCTTCTGTAATTTTGTGTCTTTCAAATACTTAAACAGTGGTATAGTAAGCAAACTGGATCGATATCAGTGATGTGTTATTTTCAAAGGCtaacatgtttatttttgtcCACTGTGGTTACAGCATGATTATAAGCATTCTGTGctcaaattcattattttgatctGCTGTGAGGATGTCAGCAGTCTGGGGTCTAAACTATATTATCAAGTTCGCTCTACACAGGGGAGAAAATAGGGGAGGTTAGTGGAAAAGGTGATACGGTATATACTTCCTTACCCGCGTTTCTTGATTCCTTCAGAACGCAGTATCATCTACAGTTTCGAAGTCGCCATCGCTGGAGCGGCTTTCTTCATCCTTTTAATTGCCTTCGCTTTCCGGTAAGCTGACTCGAAATGACCGTCTACGTTTTTGCTAAGagaactgtttgtgtgtgtgtctgtatgtgcagGTCTTATGTGTATGTGGGGGTGGGTCGGCAAAGGTTAGTGAGAGCAAAGGGATATTGTGTAGCCTATAACATAAGAGCCCTGAACGATATGAACTTATCCTAAGAAGACCAGTTTTCCTCTGGTATATGAAAATTCTAGTTTCCTAAGCTATAGACTTATAAACTTAAAATGTCTATAAAAAGAGCAGGTTGCACTGTCTCatccagctcttcgttgggctcaaccagctcttcgttgggagagtcggtagagctgtggactagcactcgctaggcccgagttcgagtctccggccggctgatgaagagttagaggaatttatttctggtgatggaaattaatttctcgctataatgtggttcggattccacaataaactgtaggtcccgttgctaagtaaccaaagtaaccagtttgttcttagccacgtaaaataagtctaatccttcgggccagccctaggagagctgttaatcagctcagtggtctggttaaactaaggtatacttttgcaCTGTCTCACTTCCGGCCCTCTACTGTAATTCAAAGCAGGCTTGTCTCGACAGAAAAGAAGAATGGGCCAACACTCAATAATCTgctctttgaaaatatattgaagaGACCTGAAGAAAagatacttaataataatattatgattagAATCCGAATAACTGTTATCAAGCAGACAGACTAGAATGAAAACATATGCACATTGACATTCGGAAGTTCGGTGTAGCACTTGAGATATTATATCCAGATGCACCCATCCCCTCAGTGATAATGTGCAGAAGAAAGTACGACAGATAAATAAGATAGACTCGATTTTTGCACGTATTTGAGGTATTTGAGCCGCAAAAGAGGATTATTGGCATGTAATCCTGATGGCGTCTGTTTGATGCTATACGGACGAACACCAAAAAAAAGCAGATCCTATTTTAGATTAAGCAAGATCGTCCTGTCAGTTTtgtctgggctctctctctctctctctctctctctctctctctctctctctctctctgatggtcaGAACTATACAGATTTTACAACTTTCATCAGAAAGGGAATAGAGATAATATAATAAAGTTGACAATACATCACTAAGCAAAGGTAATTA
It encodes:
- the LOC136851884 gene encoding uncharacterized protein: MKILALLLAILPLTIGDVFTIRTLEKINSEDSPILRVCFDGHLTTDLNSSEFKLQISNNFTQTVFPSVSAVSEQCQMFKVNLEHYSGPTSFLLTLQSRLARKNASLAYGSVTVTLKNINFTGVWVGNLRKRQDGLSVRIQHDYKAGKREKLKASLVGLDTEKVFNCKSSPCYLLDVDDDLRYHEVQLCLSNVASTDTKGCQVCEWKAPENSKEQFILDLPEPDSIVLTYGKDGKPYISVVGPFDDTTVSLEIVLYRGGGKTYHLISAACNASSKGGSKLCRSPNIVRLSGQGQYKVLLVALGQDGKVTHSSAASFENFATKVVQLSSDLIEVQWKAAEGGVYEVSLNQDVPGGYNNVTVRCGGMNSSSCSVYFTKLDQKTYEVQVKKNDSAHNAVARVTTLQEEIREHLRVFSVLHGISNTPDDRTNLTVCIEETIDSHSYDLILIDRWGTTLRTRSHLKGSHILCFPPVVIDSSFDASREVRVLVKAETLLRSFYGDSELFLLGLSPSDDNKMLTVDQVGKRTVRVKWLNLNDGQVAIGNVFSLTEDAIVRSVNRISCQYRGECGKYVHFVGKTVSFQITEMAEDLQIIHAQMHFADIFPIKIISSTIDWSGRVKVCFHEVKEAYRYELGLELDHSTLIDDTRYPETISSGDRQLCLLSQSQIDAGPDSVVTVIVSGLDRRGTLLAAGNDLMKVNFFSSTRTVLAASAMDGIIASWGHMVPLRNNEEYHVSFKPLGSPKEQQTDVMVAEKQLFHRFAEEGRDDFAICVRPREKLPKAVNGEACSDIIHSSNVSALPAIPVEEMKLRTASAESILVTWKPPKKEDVSSYIVSWNLEYFSEDDELPAADKLLYILPPSLVSAEFKILPEEQISWTLHNLKENSRYQVCVAAVERGVMGHKTCGLVDLDAYYQLSYPLDVKYKKGVVKWDGEMNCTCHVEWKSLTEGTSNYAEVEGNSYKLDLGPGVWEITVRNVTGGVASGPSKIRVSVEGIVISTKQTGQASLTITWSENKDIPSTKASNTTFAYEVTFSGGGKPLGSPTVKRCSGRMEDCSVQFTDKLISPNDEISVNVLSLNSSNSARVFHRIRAIEKIKSLSAKMGESDSAEVTWDKVYEATRYNYILYNNQKRERIRLSGTQQENHLQISISELEGCIFAVQVCIGGNACGDFSTVTLTGTNERSIIYSFEVAIAGAAFFILLIAFAFRKKSSSGQTGRDGQQTRADAGRIRKSV